From the genome of Nicotiana tabacum cultivar K326 chromosome 17, ASM71507v2, whole genome shotgun sequence:
GTTTTTATCTTCCAGTGCCTCAACTGCCTTCTTGATTTCAAGATCTTCATCCTTTGCTGTACTTGATTGACTAATGCATCTCTCTAATGAATCGCCTACCAGCTTATCCTGCTTGTGTCTTTCAGCTAATTCTCCCACCACATCCAGTTTTAAACAAGTATATATAGATGCCTCATCACACGGGTATTTCATCATTCTCTTCATTTGAAACATCACTTTTTTGTTTTCGCTCGTAGCGTGCGTTGACCCTCATATATATCAAGAATAGCCCAGCCAGTGCGAAGGAATGGTTCCACCCAAGATTAGAGGTACCTCCTAATTCACTTCCATATCTACTACAATGAAGTCTACTGGGAAGAAAATTTTATCCACCCTCACCAAAATGTCCTCAATTATGCTCTCCGGTATGATCGTGGTCCGATAAGCCAATTGCGAAGATACTGGCACAGATTTGATCACTCCTAGTTCTTCTTCCAATTTCTTGAACATCGATAATGGAATCAAGTTAATGGATGCACCTGAGTCACATAATGCCTTGTCAAACTTTTCGCTCCCCAATAGGCAGGGTATAGTGAAACTGCCAGGATCCCAACACTTTTGA
Proteins encoded in this window:
- the LOC142171865 gene encoding uncharacterized protein LOC142171865 encodes the protein MLAYAKFLKEILSSKRKLEETKVVKLNAHRGAIIQKEFPQKCWDPGSFTIPCLLGSEKFDKALCDSGASINLIPLSMFKKLEEELGVIKSVPVSSQLAYRTTIIPESIIEDILVRVDKIFFPVDFIVVDMEVN